The window GGTGAAGAGTTGATTGAGGATAATCTCTAAgaactgggggtgggggggtcgtgACCGTGTTTCTCAAGAACGACATCACACTGCATGGTCGGCACTTAAATAATAGGAAGTCATTAATTCTTTCATATGTGATGTTTATCTACAGTAaggctgcacaaaaaaaaacctcttgaGAAGATTGTGTAATATAAAAATTGTACCGTAAAATTATGGGGTTAGAGTTAGTCCTGAGCCGCTGCCACAATGGGCCAACGTAACCCAATGTTTCTAAGatgcatgattttttttcaatggtGGAGGGAAACCAGATAATCTGGACGAAAATTCCATTCAGACACAGAGAACACGGAAACGCTACACAGAACAGCCATGTTGGGAATTCTGCGATTAGAACCCatgaccatcttgctgtgaggtaacagcgctaaccactatgccattGTCCTGTTTAATTGTCAGTATCAAGTTAAGTTCAAAGGACATGATCcaaatgcagacaaaatgaCAAACGTTCTTTAAtcgtaaaaaacaaaacccttaAATCTTcaacaatgtaataataaactTTTTTCTACTTCCTCATCACTCAAACAAAAGAACACCACACTTGGAAAACTTGGAAATGTACAGAAGATGAACCAGTGGAACAAGTATTTCTTCTCACTCAGTCTGCTGTAATTATCTGTTTGTGCTTTGCTTTAGCATTTCCATTTTCTGCATTTGTAATTCTTATTAAATAAAAGTCTTTGTGCAattaaaaatattctgtggTTTATGATCTACTGAAATGCTCACTTTTTTTAATCGTTATATTTTATGCTTTTCTGTACAATTAAACACCACGTTACACATTACATTTCttcttgaaatgtttgtttattgatctgcatgtttgCTGTGTTGCATTCGTTAATTCTACCtcataacaaaacatttaaaggaactcagctgctgcagatgttatttattaaaaagCACACCCTTTTCAAGAAGAAGCCCTTATAAATGTTGCattgtatatattttgttaTAAAAAAAGTGACAATGCGCTGACCGCTGAAACTGGAAATATCTGACACTATGATGaaagtggctcagtgggttgggacttgggctgggaagcggagaaatCCACCCATTCAAGGCCCAGCCCAGattaaactagaaagacaatcagagattgcagaccctcgcctccaatagactattcaatcttgtgagacagtaaacagggcttccggatcagaggggccaaacctgctctagcttgctgctctggaacgtactacaagactccttctggaccagagcatgcggagagggcatagggtgaaggcgccgccatgatcggcgcacccagaacaattggggggggggggggtaccttgctcaagggcacctcgacagtgctctgagggtaaaactggccgctctccagccaccagcacacattcctcattaccctcgccgaagaggaggcgagggtattgcaattgggttagtttgtctgtctgtttgtttgtctgtttgtttgcttgtctgtccgcgcgcataactcaaaaacgagtaacccaatcgacttgaaatttttacacaagcaaggttctgtccgtggcttggtcctccccgagaatggcgttgatccggatctggatccagattctagaattatttttacatctggaattgtgcctgtgctgtaaactgccactttaagagggagggacacaaatggcatgatgggaaaaagagtccagaaggtgtcttgtagtacgttccggagaggcaagctagagcaggtttggcccctctgatccagaagccctgtttactgtctcacaagatcgaatagtcttttggaggcgagggtctgcaatctctgattgtcgttttctagtcgTTGGATGCGTTTTGTCTCTGCCATTTATTGACCAAGTATCCTCATCAAAGCTGCTTTCTCCCCTTGTAGTCACTCCTGCTGGTGGAGAAGAAGCAGATTTTTCCTTTTGGATTGGCCGATTGTTCTCCAGGAGCTGCTCTATCAATGGGTTGTAGTTTTGGTGATTTTGCAAGGCTGAAGTCCTTATGGGTCATGACCTTGCTTTTGGCAGCCTTCCTCTTTGTGCTGATGATGTTTGCTATACAGTCTTCCCCCCTTCTGCTCAACCCCATGGCTTTTAAAAGATCGCCTTCACCTCAATCTTCATTGCCCCGAGCGAACGGCCTCACCCGTTATCAAAATGAGACCCGCCAGCAACTTCCTCATGTTATAATTTTTGGGGTGGCAAAGGCAGGGACATCTGCGCTGTTGAGAATGCTCAGCCTTCACAGTGGAGTGGCAGCAGCTCCGAGGGAGGTGCACTTCTTTGACTCGGAAAGTAACTATGAGAAGGGTTATTCTTGGTATGTCAGCCAAATGCCCTTCGCCTTCCCTGACCAGCTGACATTAGAGAAGACCCCTGGTTACTTCGGCAAGAGCtttgtccctgaacgcatccaTCAGATGAACCCTGACATCAAGCTGCTACTCGTCGTCAGAGAGCCCACAGAGCGGATGGTGTCAGGGTACACCCATACATTGTACAGTAATATCATGAAGCACAAGATTACCAAGACCTTCGAGGAATTTCTGTTGAATGATGGTCAACTCGATCTGGAATACAAGGGTCTCAATCATAGCTTGTACTATGCTCACATGCAGAACTGGCTCAAGTACTTCCCACTTAAAAACTTTCACATTGTGGATGGGGATGAGTTGGTCAAGGACCCCGTACCAGAGATGAAAAAGGTGGAGAGATTCTTAGGGCTGGAACCACAAATAAATTCTTCATTTTTTGTCTTCAATGAAGAAAAAGGCTTCTACTGTTTGAAGGAACATGGACAAGAACAATGTTTAGGCAAGAACAAAGGCAGGGCTCACCCTTATGTGGAGCCTGATATCCTCCAGAAGCTCCACCAGTTCTTTCATGAACCCAACAAGAGGTTCTTTAAGCTTGTGGGTCGTACGTTCAACTGGaaatgaatgtctgtgtgtCAGTAATTTGGTGAAGAGTTGATTGAGGATAATCTCTAAgaactgggggtgggggggttgtgacCGTGTTTCTCAAGAACTACATCACACTGCGTGGTCGGCGCTTAAATAATAGGAAGTCATTAATTCGTTTATATGTGATGTTTATCTGCATCACATATGAAAGTctgtacaaaaaaaacctcttgaGAAGATTCTGTTTAATATAAAAATTGTACAGAAAAATTATGAGGTTAGAGTTAGTCCTGAGCTGCTGCCACAATGGGCGAACATAACCCAATGTCTCTAAGTTTTCTTTCAATGGTGGAGGGAAACCAGAGAAAGAATCCATTCAGACGCAGAGAGAACACGGAAACGCTACACAGAACAGCCATGTTGGGAATTCTGCGATTAGAACCCatgaccatcttgctgtgaggtaacagcgctaaccactatgccattGTCCTGTTTAATTGTCAGTATCAAGTTAAGTTCAAAGGACATGATCcaaatgcagacaaaatgaCAAACGTTCTTTAATCGTAAAAACCAAAACCATTAAATCTTcaacaatgtaataataaacatttttctACTTCCTCATCATTCAAACAAAAGAACACCACACTTGGAAAACTTGGAAATGTACAGAAGATGCACCACTGGAACAAGTATTTCTTCTCACTCAGTCTGCTGTAATTATCTGTTTGTGCTTTGCTTTAGCATTTCCATTTTCTGCATTTGTAATTCTTATTAAATAAAAGTCTTTGTGCAattaaaaatattctgtggTTTATGATCTACTGAAATGCTCACTTTTTTTAATCGTTATATTTTATGCTTTTCTGTACAATTAAACACCACGTTACACATTACATTTCctcttgaaatgtttgtttattgatctgcatgtttgCTGTGTTGCATTCGTTAATTCTACCtcataacaaaacatttaaaggaacTCAGCTGCTGCATATATTATTGATTGCAAAAACACGACCTTTTCAAGAAGAAGCACTTGTAAATGttttgttataaaaaaaaaagcggcaATCCTgaaactggaaatgactcaagTCAACTactttctttaatttaattcaattcaattcaattcagttttatttatatagcaccagatcacaacagaaagtcatttcaaggtactttacaggattagcagggaatgacagaacccaacttgacccacaagagcaagcactttggtaacggaggcaaggaaaaacttccctttaacaggcagaaatcttggacagaacctaggctcatggtggacggccatctgtctgaccggcagggttgagagagagagagagagagaatggcatgTCTCTTAAGTCCTACGTCCCTTGAATTCCCAGTTTAACTCTCTTATCACCTTTCAGTACACTCCGTGATCAAATCAGTCACTCTCATACTCTTAAAATAGGCAAAATCATCAAATTAAGTTAAATGAATTGAGCATTTACTGAACATGTAAACAATCAAACATATATTCCGTATGTTCCGATACGTCACTccggagtataagtcgcattagTCAATTAATGCCTCATAAAgaagaagtaaaacaaaaataagtcaCACTTCTTTGGgaaatttattttgcacaagcaaacacacaacacgtTAAAAATGACTGGTGTGTGGCTAAGTGCAGCACACACAACAactgaaaggaaaacacaccaacacaccagaCACTCAGTCAGCCTGCCGTGCATGCTACGTGCAGCATCAAGGAAAagtattaaaaatgtaattatacgTACACAGGTTGtatttaatccattttattaaatctctggaaaaaacatttcgcAACTGAGATTGCGGTTTCTTCATGTCATTCAACACACCTCTATAAACGCCGATAGCTGATTCAACGGCCTTTTGCACTTTATGTTATTTTCCATTCGCATCAATTTCAATCAAAATCTTACGGGATATCTGAAACGCGTGATCAGTTTGGTCCATAAGGCGGTGTCGATTGATTCCGGTGTTTTGTGGAACATTTACAGATAGAGAAATTCTTGCAAGATTTCAATTGAAATTCAGGCTGTCCCTCCTCACGAGATCTGAACGCTGAGCGAAATCTTGCGAGGATCCTGGATATTTTCATTGGAGCCCAATGAAAATATctacacaacaaaaaacacagccgagaaagaaaaaccaaaaagccagctctaataaaaaccagtcacaaaaaaagaaaacgccacGCAGGACCCgggcgcacggatcagctgcggtcggcgagGACGAGGCGAGACCGAGGGACGGGAATGGCAGAAAGACGTGCTGCACGCAGAGACGAGAACCGAAGAGTAGTCCGacggggaacagcgggcggagcagggcttatgagggctggtggcgatttggctcaatctgcctcaggtgcgcccggggtgaccgcagccaatccccacgcagcaggtccaggagcgagaggcagaaacaggtgtgcgtaataaggcaaattaacgagtgcagcaacatgaccctcacataaacatcagttaaactttaactgatcaacacacgcacccacacacattcaacgctgcacgcacactgatgcgcagagttgaataatttcatgtcatataatttcattaaatcttttgtaaatacggagattatgtgtggtctcccctttttgtcataaactgatgagccaggtttgtgacagtatgtaaaaaatgctggtacaaatttttaaacaaaacacgttaaatgttgccaatcaaatgatgaacaagctgtaggttcatttatttgtaaatctgactgtgcctcaccagacatgaaccccaccgcacgtcactgacCCCTGCACATGAGGGCTTTTAAACTGCGCCCGGGATTAAGTAATTATAGTCATCGCACAGTCACTTAACTTCCATTCTCCGGCCCGTCGTGTCCTTCAAACCACTTCAACCTCATGATGAGGGCATAACGCTTTGAGATCTATGGGTTATATGAATGGAGTGGCTGTCGGACAGAGAAATCTGTAGGCAATGAGGATGAAATAGGCTCCACCTGCTTGAGCTAATGGGGATGGATTGTAGATCAACTGGTTAAATGTGCTGACGGCATCAGTGTGTCTCGCCTCAGGCAATTGGCACAGACAAGAGACGAGTACAGTTTACGGCGCCCTCATTATTTGCACTCAATCACACTTTGATCCTCACTTGTATGTTTGAATGTATGTAAATTAATGTAGGACGTTGGTTGGTTGGACGTGCTACGGGCATGTCTGTAGAACCAACGATCTTGTTATGTATGTAGCTAATCAACATTTGAATCCCATCTCTGGTCTGTGCGGGAGTCTTTAAAGGAACAACATGTGGGTGTTTATTCAAACCTACAAGAGTAAACAACTCTACATTAGCATTTCTGGGTTGTATTACTGGCCTGAATCGGCCTCGATGGGCTGCTGGTGATTTGAATGTGCGATCTGAGCACAGTTCCTATAGCGTAAAGACCAACATGGCAGCTCTCAGCTCATTAACGCTCGGCGCTCTCACTCAAGCACACGTCTTCCTGAGAATCCACACCACAGCGGGAGAAATGACTGGGAGAAATAAGGAATAATCAAGGATCCATTCTGGCTGCGAGTCGACCTGAATACGGGGCTCCTCGCTGTCATCGAGGCTCGGCCGACACACTGCTGCCGTTATAATAAATGGGGCAGTGTGTGGACAGGACTGAGGGAAGGGcctacagtacagtcacactaATGCTTATGGAGAAGGAGCTTGCAAGCCTCTGCATGAACCCAGCCATGCAGAGGCTTGGTTCATGCAGAGGCTTGCTATCGTGCAACTTCTGTATTTTATACCCACAGTCTATATCTGGAGCAGCATCAGCACAAACAATCTGAATTACAGTTTTTATAAATCTATGAATAAGTGAGTAGGCAGTTGTGGTTTGATGCggaggattgttttttttttctttctttaataacTCAGCCCCATCCCAACATTGGCATTCGCAACATTGTTTCTGTGcatcaaacacaaagagaggagagcaaacagatgaaagaaaaaaggtaCAATTATGCTGTCAGGGAGAGGCTAGGCAAACCTTTTAATGCGACGCTATAAATTGCAGCACACACAAAGGAATACTTTCACCTCTCAAGGGGTAAGTATGAAGAATAAGTTGAAGGTTTTACAGATAATTAAATGGCAAATGAGTCACTTTGGATATTCTATAAAGTGTCGTGTGACTAAAACACCAACTGTATTCTTCTtgtaacaaataaaagataatgGCCCATGGTTCTTTGTCATGACACAGATGTCTGCAATGATAGTAATAATATTTAATGTACAAGACATTCATTTTCTAGTCACCTCCATCCTTTGTCCATCAATCATCTCGCGGCCGTCAGCGCTGTGTCAGAAGCCCCGGGGCACAGGCAGAGTGACTAATGTTGTCTCAGTCGGCTCATCCCTGCACCAAAGGCCCCTAATATCCATCCAGCACTATCCGACCCTGGTGTCTACAGATTTCTATCATTGCTCCAAGCGTTAATTATTCACGCTGCAGAATCACACTCTCACCAGAGAGTTAGCCCGACTGCCTGCCCTCTCCCTCTCACTGATCTTATCTCGCTGGCTGTATGACACCATCTCATCCCTGCTGTAGATTAGAAAGCACAACAGCCCGGCTTGGTTAAAGTTTGGTTTTGGAAGCTCCCACTGTTCATGCCATTCTTGGAGTTTGCTGCTAACTGTTTTTAGCGGAATCGAGCCAAGGGCCTTCTTG of the Brachionichthys hirsutus isolate HB-005 chromosome 6, CSIRO-AGI_Bhir_v1, whole genome shotgun sequence genome contains:
- the LOC137894983 gene encoding heparan sulfate glucosamine 3-O-sulfotransferase 1-like — protein: MTLLLAAFLFVLMMFAIQSSPLLLNPMAFKRSPSPQSSLPRANGLTRYQNETRQQLPHVIIFGVAKAGTSALLRMLSLHSGVAAAPREVHFFDSESNYEKGYSWYVSQMPFAFPDQLTLEKTPGYFGKSFVPERIHQMNPDIKLLLVVREPTERMVSGYTHTLYSNIMKHKITKTFEEFLLNDGQLDLEYKGLNHSLYYAHMQNWLKYFPLKNFHIVDGDELVKDPVPEMKKVERFLGLEPQINSSFFVFNEEKGFYCLKEHGQEQCLGKNKGRAHPYVEPDILQKLHQFFHEPNKRFFKLVGRTFNWK